The Alnus glutinosa chromosome 7, dhAlnGlut1.1, whole genome shotgun sequence genome includes a region encoding these proteins:
- the LOC133873552 gene encoding heat stress transcription factor B-3, translating to MEGVCEKGLLEYVRKSSPPPFLLKTFMMVEDPATDDVISWNAEGTAFVVWQPAEFARDLLPTLFKHSNFSSFIRQLNTYGFRKVATNRWEFCNEKFRKGEKESLCKIRRRKAWANKQQAAAAVPPQDQFDEDQRSSSTSSSSGYVSLIDENKRLKKENVVLNSELLSMKRRCKELLDLVAKLAHSDKDEKDERPKLFGVRLEVQGEREMKRRRAEISESASILLSQSCK from the exons ATGGAGGGTGTGTGTGAGAAGGGTTTGTTAGAATATGTAAGGAAGTCAAGCCCGCCACCTTTCTTGCTAAAGACGTTCATGATGGTGGAGGATCCGGCGACCGACGACGTGATATCGTGGAATGCGGAGGGGACGGCGTTCGTGGTGTGGCAGCCGGCGGAGTTTGCCCGGGATCTCCTCCCAACACTTTTCAAGCATAGCAACTTCTCTAGCTTTATCCGGCAGCTCAATACCTAT GGTTTTCGAAAAGTTGCAACAAACCGGTGGGAGTTCTGCAACGAAAAGTTTCGAAAGGGTGAAAAAGAGTCGCTATGTAAAATTCGTCGCAGAAAAGCATGGGCCAACAAGCAACAAGCGGCAGCGGCGGTGCCACCGCAAGATCAGTTTGATGAAGATCAAAGGTCATCATCAACTTCATCGTCGTCGGGTTATGTCAGCCTTATTGATGAAAACAAGCGTCTCAAGAAAGAGAACGTGGTCTTGAATTCCGAGCTCTTGAGCATGAAAAGGAGGTGCAAGGAGCTTTTGGATTTGGTGGCGAAGTTGGCGCATTCGGATAAAGATGAGAAAGATGAAAGGCCAAAGCTGTTTGGAGTGAGGCTGGAAGTTCAAGGAGAGAGGGAGATGAAGAGGAGGAGGGCAGAGATTAGTGAAAGCGCAAGCATTTTATTATCTCAATCCTGCAAATAA